A stretch of the Drosophila sulfurigaster albostrigata strain 15112-1811.04 chromosome 2L, ASM2355843v2, whole genome shotgun sequence genome encodes the following:
- the LOC133850332 gene encoding uncharacterized protein LOC133850332, whose translation MDGPIISIYDMLRKRYRQQKKEEQLQQEIFPIDGRRPTYPTRKTEAKKLKMKSSRSKMVSTPKEKSTKMTTNVVTATHLTKKRSRMLIPALAKKEVLNDLIERMTMPAKKSEEKLINESSGSTESTLNTVVTVLKKTKPAVPAKPNVVKMLPGSASTAARRRLALSPRNMNTLATPKLKREKQLKPKAMRKNDANNPTDALRPKRRLQTNKSMSLMQVKSELKSDSNTEDNAMRYRV comes from the coding sequence ATGGATGGACccattatatcaatatatgatATGCTTAGGAAGCGCTATcgccagcaaaaaaaagaagagcaatTGCAGCAAGAGATCTTTCCTATCGATGGGCGACGTCCGACGTATCCAACTCGAAAAACTGAGGCCAAGAAACTCAAAATGAAGTCAAGTCGCAGCAAAATGGTTTCCACACCCAAAGAGAAATCCACCAAGATGACGACCAATGTGGTGACAGCGACGCATTTGACCAAGAAACGTTCCCGCATGCTGATCCCTGCTTTGGCCAAGAAGGAAGTGCTCAACGATCTGATCGAACGCATGACAATGCCAGCGAAAAAGTCCGAGGAGAAGTTGATCAACGAATCATCCGGTTCCACAGAGTCAACACTGAATACAGTTGTAACTGTGCTGAAGAAGACGAAACCCGCAGTGCCAGCAAAGCCAAATGTTGTGAAAATGTTGCCAGGCAGCGCTTCAACTGCAGCGCGACGTCGCCTGGCTTTATCGCCACGTAATATGAACACTTTGGCCACTCCAAAACTGAAGCGAGAGAAGCAGCTGAAGCCCAAAGCAATGCGCAAAAATGATGCGAATAATCCCACAGATGCTTTGCGTCCAAAGCGACGTCTGCAAACTAACAAATCGATGAGCTTGATGCAGGTCAAATCGGAGCTAAAGTCAGATTCCAATACAGAAGATAATGCTATGCGTTATCGTGTTTGA
- the LOC133843650 gene encoding kinesin-like protein KIF20B: protein MDQSYNEAPNLNNTINELEKKQKSCQMDLESEWNGSIEKDVAIDDMKKEAEANRKLMESQWNEANYMSARIKEMEIVAENNKNLLDQCQENKRNMQKTEEEKKSVEEKLNECQLNNTNLVKLKDESFKEYQSNQQIILESCQDDLESQRNESTYKTVTIKELNNVAEFNHNLWNQCQKNREEIQTELDSYKTKDSNNNKLVESCKNQLESQKLETTSKNATINELNKVLDKCKKNNEELNNQLITKEQCAKQCSGKKFLKKALCKAKCKWSF, encoded by the exons ATGGACCAATCATATAATGAGGCTCCGAACCTCAATAATACAATTAATGAACTGGAAAAGAAACAAA AATCGTGTCAGATGGATTTGGAGTCAGAATGGAATGGTTCCATCGAAAAGGATGTGGCTATTGACGATATGAAAAAAGAAGCTGAGGCTAATCGTAAACTGATGG aaTCTCAATGGAATGAGGCGAATTATATGAGTGCCAGAATTaaagaaatggaaatagtAGCtgagaataataaaaatctgtTGG ATCAATGTCAAGAGaacaaaagaaatatgcaaaaaacaGAAGAGGAGAAGAAATCAGTCGAAGAGAAACTAA ATGaatgtcaattaaataatacgaATTTAGTAAAATTGAAGGATGAAAGCTTCAAAGAATATCAAAGtaatcaacaaataatattag AATCGTGTCAGGATGATTTGGAATCGCAAAGAAATGAGTCCACTTATAAGACTGTGACTATTAAGGAACTGAATAATGTAGCTGAGTTTAATCACAATCTATGGA ACCAATGTCAGAAGAATAGGGAGGAGATCCAAACAGAACTTG ATTCTTATAAAACAAAGGattcgaacaacaacaaattagtCGAATCATGTAAAAATCAATTGGAATCGCAAAAACTTGAGACCACTTCTAAAAATGCGACTATTAACGAATTGAATAAAGTTTTGG atAAGTGTAAAAAGAACAATGAAGAACTCAACAATCAGCTGATCACCAAAGAACAATGCGCTAAACAATGCAGCGGAAAGAAGTTCTTGAAAAAAGCATTGTGTAAagcgaaatgcaaatggagTTTTTAG